The window GAACTGGGGCGACCACTACCAGGAGGTCGTCCACATCAAGCTCGCCAACGGGGCCGGCGCGTGCACCGGCACCCTGATCTCCGCGGACTGGCTGGTGACGGCGGCCAGGCCCCGTCGCAGCGACGGCCTCGGCACGATCGTCAGCATCTCCGGCAGCAACTCCGCGCCGGCGAACCTGCACTTCGACCCGGCGGGCTGTCAGCGCGTCTGATCGAGTCCTTTGTGGACGCCCCAGGCGAACCACCGCCGGGGTGGGCACCCCTGCCCGCCCCGGCTTCGTCCCCGAAAGGAAACCCATGAGACCACCGAGAACCCGGCCGCTGGTCGTGCTCGGCACCGCGCTGGCTGCCGTCACGCTCACCGTGGCACCCGCACAAGCGATCACCGGCGGCACGCCCACCGGGGACTACGGCAGCCCCTACGTCCCGACCGTCCGCATCACACTGGGCCTCGGGGACCAGTCGTGCACGGGCACGATGATCTCTCCGGAGACGGTGGTCACCGCGGCTAGCTGCCTGCACCCCGTGGCCCCGCCGGCGGCGGCGAGGGCGAATGCCGCGCGCCCGCAACACGTCCCGATCGGATCCGTCCAGCCGTTCAACTACACCCCCGTAGACGGCTACGTCTTCGGCATCAACGGCTACGTCACCCGCGACGACCGTGACCTCGCTCTGCTGCATTTGGACCGGCCGTTCGAGAACTACCGCGCGCGACTGGCCACCACGCCCCCGGTCACCGGCCAGGGCGTCCAGATCAACGGCTACGGCCGGACCACCACCGACTGGGTCTCCGCCAAGCAGCAGGTCGCGAACGCGACGGTCGGCGCGGTCGGCGCGACCACCTTCAGCGTCGGCGGCGGCTCCACGACGTGCAAGGGCGACGCGGGCGGACCGGTCTACCGCGGCGACCCCTGGGACCCCGAAATCGTCGCCGTCCACACCGGTTCCTTCCAGCACGGCTGTCTCGGGGAAACCGGGACGCAGGACGGCACTCAGGAAACCCGGCTGGACGACATCACCGACTGGATCCACCAGCAGGACCCCGACCTCGACATCAACTGCGCCGGCCAGCCGGACGCCTACGCGACCTACCCCGCGACGAAGACCATGCAGGCAGGCCTCTTCGGAGATGCGCAGTTCGGCTCGACCTGGTACGGGTGGGGCGGCGGCCAGACGGTCAACGGGTGGCAGGGCGTGACCCTGGCCGGGCCGAACAAGCTGGCCTGGAACATCCACCAGAAGACCGGCATCAGTGACCCCTTCGCCGACGGCGATCTCCTCCTCTGGCACAACGTCTACCAGGCCCCGGCGCCGGTCAAGGTCGGCAACGGCTGGGGATCCTTCCTCCAGCAAGCCAACCAGAACCTCGTCACCGTCGACTCCCGCGGCCGGATCTACGCCGTCAACGCCCAGGGCGAACTGCGCATGTACAACTGGGACGACGCCACCAAGCGTTGGACAACTCCCCTCACCGGCCAACTCCTCGACACCGGCTGGAACGGCTACAACCTCATCGTCGCCGCCGGAGACGGCGTCCTCTACGCCCGCACCACCACCGGAAACCTCTACCGCTTCCAATACGACTTCACCACCAACACCTGGACCCAACGCAACAAGGACAGCGGAACCGGCTGGAACGCGGTACCGCATATGACGTCCCCGGGGCAGGACATCCTCTACGGCATCGGCGCGAAGGTCGGCGACAACTACGCCGTTCGCTTCTACCGCTACTACCCGACCACCGACAGCTGGGCCGTCGGCGGAACCAGCGGCATCGTGATCAACAACGACGACCGCACCCCGGCGAACCTGGTCATCGACCCGGGCGCCTGCGTGCACACCTGAGCCAGTCCGGTGTAGGCAAGTCCGTCCGATCGGTGCCCTCCCCACGAGGGCACCGATCATTCCCACCCCGAGGTTCGCCGTGTCGCCCACGATTTCCTCGAACGACAGGGTCTCACCACCGTCTTCGGCAATCCCGGCTCCAACGAACTGCCCTTCCTCACCGGCTTGCCCGACAGCTGCCGATACGTTCTCGGGCTGCACGAGGGCAGCGTCGTCGGCATCGCGGCCGGCTACGCGCAGGCCAGCGACCACCCGGTGCTGGGGAGCCTGCATTCCGCCGCCGGTTCCGGGAACGCGATGGGGGCGCTGACCAACGCCGCGGCGGCCCGCACTCCTCTGGTGATCGTGGCCGGCCAGCAGGTGCGTCCGGCGATCGGCCCCGAGGCCAACTTGACGAACGTGGACGCCGCGGCGCTGATGAAACCGCTGGGTGTGCTGGGCCGCCGAACCGGCGTGCGCCCAGGACGTGCCCCGCGCGCTGGCACAAGCCGTGTTCGAGGCCCGGCTGCAGTGGCGCCCGACCTACCTTTCCGTCCCCCACGACGACTGGGCGGCCGAAGCGGACGACAACAGCCGGTTCGTGCCGGATCGCCGGGTCGAACGGGACGCCGCGCCGGATCCGGCCAGATCCGCCGGCTGGCCGAGCTGGTCGCCGCCGCGCACCGCCCGGCCCTGGTGCTCGGGGGCGACCTCGACGGCCATCAAGAACAGACCTTCCCGAGGGCACCCGCCTGGTCCAGGTGACCGAGGACGCGGACGCGGCGGCGCGGGCACCGATGGGCGAAGCGCTGGTCGCGGACCCGGTGGCGGTGCTCGACGCACTGGCCGACGGCCCCGAACCGGCCGTCGGCGAATACCTGCCCGTGCCCGAACCGCGGACGTGCCCGGGATCCGCGCGGCATCCCGAAGAAGTGTTCGCCGCGCTGCGCGACGAACAGCCCCGGACACCACGTATGTCGTCGTCGAGTCGACTTCGACCTCGAGTGCCTGGTGGCGACAGATGGACCTGCGGCTGCCCGGATCCTACCATTTCCCCGCGGCGGGAGGTCTCGGGTTCGGGCTGCCCGCCGCGGCCGACATCGCGATGGCCAGGCCCGACCGCCCGGTCGTCGGCGTGCTCGGCCAACTACGGCATCACCGCACTGTGGACCGCCGCCCAGCACATGGTTCCGATGACGATCGTCCTGCTGCGCGACGGTTCCTACGGCGCGTTGCGCTGGTTCGCCGGGTTGCTCGGCGTGCCGGACGCCCCGGGACCGGACCTGCCCGGCCTGGATTTCACGCAGATCGCGAGGGGTTACGGCGTGACGGCACAGCACGCCTGAAACGCGGAGCAGCTCCGGGCCCTGCTCGCCGAGCGCCCGGCCGGGCCCCGGCTCGTACAGGTGGACACCGCGCTCACCACCCCGTCCTGACCCCCGGCCGCATTCGTGGCCACGGAGTTTCGAATTATTCGCGAGTACCTCCGGATCGTGTAACGCGATCCGGGGCGACCCCGACGGTGGCCAGCTATTCGAATGTCGTTGAAAGAAGAGACAAGCACTCCCTCAAGTCCTATCTTGCCAAGTACCGGCAACGGAAGGACACGGTTATGGCAAGAAGACCCCAGCATGCGAAAATCACTGAATTCGGACAAATCATGCTCGATCGCGCCGATGACGCCGGCGCGTGGATCTTCAGCCGGACTCCGGAACCCGCACACCCCAGGTCGACCCCGGAGGTGTTCTGACCGCTCCGAAACGGCGGTCCCGCCCGGCGGAACAAGATGCTTCGGCGGCCGCCCGCACCGGACCGCCACCCGCACGACAGCACTGTGTTCAGATGACCGGATTCCTGGGGGGATACCTTGGTCCTGCGCATCCATTTTTCGCCCGACGACCTCGCGCTGACCACGTTCGCCGAGGCGCCGGACCCGTTCTGGGAAACCCTGCTCGGCCTGCATGCGTTGCAAGCGGGCCACAGTCGCTCCGCCCTCACGACCTGGCGCGCGGAAATCGCGCCGGAACCAACGTTCCGGAGCCTGCAGGCGCTCGCACCGTCGCGGGGATACTCGCCGGATTTCCTTACTCCCTCCGAAGCACGGGAGGGATTCGACGCCGGGCTCGACGCGCTCCTGCGCACCCGTGCCGCCCGTCGGCAGGTCGAGCTGGCGCGGCTCAGCCGCGGTGCCCCGGTGCCGCCCGCGCTCCAGCGCCTCGTCACCCACGAAGCGACGTTCCGCGACATGGCGGCGGCACTGACCCGCTTCCACCGGACCGCGATCCAGCCACTGTGGTCCCGGATCGAGACGGACTTCCACCGGCACCGCACCCACTGCGGGCGCGCGCTGCTCGGCCGGGGTTTCGGCGAGCTGATCGGCTCACTGCACCCGGCGCTGTGCTGGTGCGGGTCGTCCCTCGAGGTGGCCGGTGACCATGTGAACGGCGATCTCGAACTGGCGGGCCGGGGGCTGCGCATCATCCCGTCGTACTTCTGCGATCGGCGACCGACCGTGCTGGCCGACCCGCGCCTTCCGCCGGTACTGGTCTATCCGCTGCCTGCCCGCGCCGAGCACGACAGCAGTCATCCGATCGATCTCGGCGGAGTGCTCGGGAAGACGAAGATGCTGATCCTGGCGGCCACCGCGCGGGGCAGCACGACGACCGCACTGAGCACGGCGGCCCGGATCTCACTGAGTTCGGCCAGCTATCACGCGGCCTCGCTGCGCAAGGCCGGACTGATCGTGTCGGAACGGATGGGCAGTTCGGTCCGGCATTCGCTGACTCCACTGGGCGAGGACGTGCTGCGGGCCGGGCAGGAGGTCCACTGAGGACGGACGCTCAGCGCCCTTCCCACACCGGCGGCCGTTTCTCGACGAAAGCACGAGGACCCTCGACCGCGTCACGACCGTGCATCCGCCGTTCTTCCTCGGGATACCGCGCCCCGAACGCGGCCTCGAGCGGCATGTCCAAGGAGGCGAGAGCAGCCTGTTTCACCGCCCTCACCGACTGCGGCGCGCAACGCAGCAGATCGGCCACCCACCCCTCGACGCATTCGTCCAGCTCCGCCGCGGGGACGACGTCGTTCAGCAGGCCGAGTTCCGCGGCCCGGGCGGCGGAGAACCGGCGGCCGGTCAGCAGGTAGCCCATCGCCGGTTTCAGCGGTGCCTGCCGTGCCAGCCGGAAAACCCCGCCGGCCCCGGCGATCAGCCCCAGCCGGGGTTCCGGGAGAGCGAACTCCGACCGGTCGCTGGCCACTGCGAGGTCGCAGGCGAGCACCAGCTCGAAGCCTCCGCCGAGGGCGTAGCCGTCCACGCGGGCCACGACCGGCTTGGTCAGGGTGAACCGGTCGGTAAGCCGGGGCGCGCCGGGCTTTCCCCTGCTGCCGAAGCTCGACACGGCACGGGGTCCGGCGTCGAGTTCCTTGAGGTCCTGCCCTACGGAGAACGCCCGTCCGCCCGCGCCGGTCAGCACGACGGCGCGCACGTCGTCGTCGCGTTGGACGTCGGCCCAGACTTCGCCCAGTTCTTCGTGCATCGCGGCGTTCATCGCGTTGAGCACCTCGGGCCGGTCCAGCGTGACCCGGGCGACGTGGCCGGATTTCGTGTAGCGGACGGTGGCGGTCATGTTCTCTCCCGGACGCGATCGACCCGCCCGCGGCCGAACCGGGCGAGCTGGGTGATCCATTGTGGACAAATAAGCGATTTCCTTGCATTGAAACGGTGTTTCCGCCACTCTCGGAGCTATGGGGGTTGCGCGCGCCCGTGGCACCCCGACCGGGGACCCACCGCCGAACGCGCG of the Amycolatopsis sp. NBC_01488 genome contains:
- a CDS encoding tachylectin-related carbohydrate-binding protein, which encodes MRPPRTRPLVVLGTALAAVTLTVAPAQAITGGTPTGDYGSPYVPTVRITLGLGDQSCTGTMISPETVVTAASCLHPVAPPAAARANAARPQHVPIGSVQPFNYTPVDGYVFGINGYVTRDDRDLALLHLDRPFENYRARLATTPPVTGQGVQINGYGRTTTDWVSAKQQVANATVGAVGATTFSVGGGSTTCKGDAGGPVYRGDPWDPEIVAVHTGSFQHGCLGETGTQDGTQETRLDDITDWIHQQDPDLDINCAGQPDAYATYPATKTMQAGLFGDAQFGSTWYGWGGGQTVNGWQGVTLAGPNKLAWNIHQKTGISDPFADGDLLLWHNVYQAPAPVKVGNGWGSFLQQANQNLVTVDSRGRIYAVNAQGELRMYNWDDATKRWTTPLTGQLLDTGWNGYNLIVAAGDGVLYARTTTGNLYRFQYDFTTNTWTQRNKDSGTGWNAVPHMTSPGQDILYGIGAKVGDNYAVRFYRYYPTTDSWAVGGTSGIVINNDDRTPANLVIDPGACVHT
- a CDS encoding thiamine pyrophosphate-dependent enzyme, whose protein sequence is MTEDADAAARAPMGEALVADPVAVLDALADGPEPAVGEYLPVPEPRTCPGSARHPEEVFAALRDEQPRTPRMSSSSRLRPRVPGGDRWTCGCPDPTISPRREVSGSGCPPRPTSRWPGPTARSSACSANYGITALWTAAQHMVPMTIVLLRDGSYGALRWFAGLLGVPDAPGPDLPGLDFTQIARGYGVTAQHA
- a CDS encoding helix-turn-helix domain-containing protein; the encoded protein is MVLRIHFSPDDLALTTFAEAPDPFWETLLGLHALQAGHSRSALTTWRAEIAPEPTFRSLQALAPSRGYSPDFLTPSEAREGFDAGLDALLRTRAARRQVELARLSRGAPVPPALQRLVTHEATFRDMAAALTRFHRTAIQPLWSRIETDFHRHRTHCGRALLGRGFGELIGSLHPALCWCGSSLEVAGDHVNGDLELAGRGLRIIPSYFCDRRPTVLADPRLPPVLVYPLPARAEHDSSHPIDLGGVLGKTKMLILAATARGSTTTALSTAARISLSSASYHAASLRKAGLIVSERMGSSVRHSLTPLGEDVLRAGQEVH
- the dpgD gene encoding enoyl-CoA-hydratase DpgD, whose protein sequence is MTATVRYTKSGHVARVTLDRPEVLNAMNAAMHEELGEVWADVQRDDDVRAVVLTGAGGRAFSVGQDLKELDAGPRAVSSFGSRGKPGAPRLTDRFTLTKPVVARVDGYALGGGFELVLACDLAVASDRSEFALPEPRLGLIAGAGGVFRLARQAPLKPAMGYLLTGRRFSAARAAELGLLNDVVPAAELDECVEGWVADLLRCAPQSVRAVKQAALASLDMPLEAAFGARYPEEERRMHGRDAVEGPRAFVEKRPPVWEGR